One region of Oryza sativa Japonica Group chromosome 5, ASM3414082v1 genomic DNA includes:
- the LOC4337876 gene encoding E3 ubiquitin-protein ligase UPL6 isoform X4, whose translation MFFSGDPTARKRVDLGGRSSKERDRQVLLEQTREERRRRLGLRLQNSSATKIQKCFRGKRDLELARSEVRGNFCSTFGEHCQRVDCFGANSDFLRQFLFFFNAKKDSDIAILCQVCNLLLYYVKHGDVLRLFGGTNYSSLEPLVIHRVKKLALICVQTVHQKRHDWGSQLLMPPESTPKPCGSLLETAACLINPKLAWNCKVVGYLQRKKIYCLFRGIIISIPQTARNLEHNNNTSALEQVLMLIASHIGDDPCCCPVVDPRWSFSSQLLSIPFLWHRLSHFKKVFSANGLSKYYIHQIACFLPSCADVLPNDISSNHPGYACVLANVLEAATWILSEPKFASETAADIIAVCTSLLDALPTITSPTGRADDDDDTPMDDVINGLDADLEKQITAAIDSRLLQHLVNALFRGTISTDYSYPTGPSDIEVEAVGSICAFLHVTFNTLPAERIMTGLAYRTEIVPALWNFIKRCNENQSWPQFSKFVSSPPADAVGWLLPVSVFCPIYKHMLKIIDNGEFYEQEKPLSLKDLKSLVLILKKALWELLWVIPSHASPAKKVLPNPSGFKKLSIENVKIGARIGLSELLAQLQDWNNRLPFTSSNDFYSQQATSENFVSQALLGNTRASEIIKLAPFLAPFTSRVKIFTSQLANSRQSTTSHSALTRHRFKIRRNRLLEDAFDQLSMLSEEDLKGPIRVVFVNEHGVEEAGIDGGGIFKDFMENITRAAFDVQYGLFKETADHLLYPNPGSGLVHEQHLQYFHFLGSLLGKAIYEGILVDLPFATFFLSKLKHKYNFLNDLPSLDPELYRHLLSLKHYDGDISQLELYFVIVNNEYGEQSEEELLPGGRDMRVTSENVITYIHLVANHRLNYQIRAQSTHFLRGFQQLIPNEWINMFNEHEFQVLISGSLESLDIDDLRSNTNYSGGYHPDHELIDIFWEVLKSFSSHNQKKFLKFVTGCSRGPLLGFQYLEPKFCIQRAGVPGMEEEDEDRLPTSATCMNLLKLPPYRNKTQLESKLLYAINAEAGFDLS comes from the exons ATGTTCTTCTCCGGTGACCCGACGGCGAGGAAGCGGGTGGACCTCGGCGGGCGGAGCAGCAAGGAGCGGGACCGGCAGGTGCTGCTCGAGCAGacgcgggaggagcggcggcggcggctgggcctGCGCCTGCAGAACAGCTCCGCCACGAAGATCCAG AAATGCTTCAGAGGGAAGAGAGATTTGGAATTGGCACGTTCGGAAGTTCGAGGGAACTTTTGCTCTACTTTTGGGGAGCACTGCCAGAGGGTTGATTG TTTCGGTGCTAATTCTGATTTCCTTCGTCAATTCCTGTTCTTCTTCAATGCAAAGAAAGACAGTGATATTGCTATACTCTGTCAAGTCTGCAATTTGCTGTTATATTATGTCAAACATGGTG ATGTTCTAAGACTCTTTGGTGGTACAAATTACTCCTCACTGGAACCTCTTGTGATTCACAGGGTTAAAAAACTTGCACTCATTTGTGTGCAAACTGTACATCAGAAAAG GCATGATTGGGGCAGTCAGCTTTTGATGCCGCCAGAAAGCACACCAAAGCCTTGTGGTTCATTACTCGAAACTGCCGCTTGCTTGATAAATCCTAAGCTTGCATGGAACTGCAAGGTAGTTGGGTATCTTCAGCGGAAGAAGATCTATTGCTTATTTAGGGGGATTATTATATCCATACCG CAAACTGCAAGAAATTTGGAGCATAATAACAATACATCTGCTCTGGAGCAAGTTCTTATGCTTATTGCTTCACATATTGGCGATGATCCGTGTTGTTGTCCAGTAGTGGATCCAAGATGGAGTTTCTCCTCTCAGCTTCTATCGATTCCTTTCCTCTGGCATCGTTTATCACACTTCAAGAAG GTTTTCTCAGCTAATGGACTCAGCAAATATTATATCCATCAGATAGCTTGCTTTTTGCCTAGCTGCGCTGATGTTCTTCCAAATGATATATCATCTAATCATCCAGGTTATGCATGTGTTCTTGCAAATGTTCTTGAAGCTGCAACCTGGATTTTGTCCGAGCCAAAGTTTGCTTCTGAAACA GCGGCTGACATCATTGCAGTCTGTACATCACTGCTGGACGCGTTGCCAACCATTACATCACCTACCGGAA GGGCagatgacgacgatgacacACCCATGGATGATGTCATTAATGGTCTTGATGCTGATTTGGAAAAACAAATTACTGCAGCAATTGATTCAAGGTTGCTTCAACATTTG GTGAATGCTCTGTTCAGAGGCACAATTAGTACAGACTATTCTTATCCAACTGGACCGTCAGATATTGAGGTGGAAGCTGTAGGATCTATATGTGCTTTTCTTCATGTCACATTCAACACATTGCCTGCAGAGCGGATTATGACTGGCCTGGCCTACCGGACTGAAATAGTTCCTGCACTATGGAACTTCATAAAGCGATGTAATGAGAACCAAAGCTGGCCACAATTTTCCAAGTTTGTCTCTTCTCCGCCTGCAGATGCCGTGGGTTGGCTCCTACCTGTATCTGTATTCTGTCCCATATACAA GCACATGTTGAAGATAATTGATAACGGGGAATTCTATGAACAAGAGAAACCTTTGTCACTTAAAGATTTGAAGTCCTTGGTTTTAATTCTAAAGAAG GCTTTATGGGAACTTCTATGGGTTATTCCTTCACATGCCTCTCCTGCTAAGAAAGTGCTACCCAACCCTTCTGGATTTAAGAAGTTGTCAATTGAGAATGTCAAGATTGGGGCAAGGATTGGGTTATCTGAACTACTTGCACAG TTGCAAGACTGGAATAACAGGCTCCCATTTACTTCTTCCAATGATTTCTATTCACAACAAGCAACTAGTGAAAATTTTGTCTCTCAG GCTCTTCTTGGCAATACTCGAGCATCTGAAATTATAAAGCTGGCTCCCTTTTTAGCACCTTTTACCAGCAGAGTTAAAATATTCACT TCACAATTGGCAAATTCTAGACAATCGACAACATCCCATTCTGCTTTGACAAGACACCGGTTCAAAATAAGAAGAAATCGACTTCTGGAAGACGCTTTTGATCAGCTAAGCATGCTTTCTGAAGAAGACCTTAAAGGACCA ATTCGAGTGGTGTTTGTTAATGAGCATGGTGTTGAAGAGGCTGGGATTGACGGAGGTGGAATTTTCAAGGATTTCATGGAAAATATCACTCGAGCCGCTTTTGATGTGCAGTACGGTTTATTCAAG GAGACAGCCGATCATCTTCTCTACCCAAATCCTGGATCTGGATTGGTCCATGAACAGCATCTGCAATACTTCCATTTTCTTGGCAGTCTCCTTGGGAAG GCAATCTATGAGGGCATACTTGTTGATCTGCCATTTGCAACATTCTTCTTGAGTAAACTAAAACACAA GTACAACTTCTTAAATGATCTGCCTTCATTGGATCCAGAATTGTATCGTCATCTTCTGTCTTTAAAG CATTATGATGGTGATATCTCGCAATTGGAGTTATACTTTGTTATTGTGAATAACGAATATGGTGAACAATCTGAAGAAGAACTGCTCCCAGGTGGGAGAGATATGCGTGTAACTAGTGAAAATGTTATTACTTATATCCATCTTGTCGCCAACCATCGGTTGAACTATCAG ATCCGCGCCCAAAGCACACATTTTTTGAGAGGCTTTCAACAACTAATACCGAATGAATGGATTAACATGTTCAATGAACATGAATTCCAG GTTCTCATATCTGGCTCTCTAGAAAGCTTGGACATCGATGACTTGCGCTCGAACACTAACTATTCTGGAGGATATCATCCG gacCATGAGCTTATTGATATATTCTGGGAGGTCCTAAAGAGCTTCAGTTCGCATAATCAGAAAAAGTTTCTCAA GTTCGTGACCGGATGTTCTCGTGGACCACTCCTTGGATTTCAGTACCTCGAACCAAAATTCTGCATTCAGAG GGCTGGTGTTCCTggcatggaggaggaggacgaagacCGCTTGCCTACATCGGCCACTTGCATGAACCTCCTGAAGCTCCCTCCTTATAGAAA CAAGACACAATTGGAAAGCAAATTGTTGTACGCGATAAATGCAGAAGCTGGTTTTGATCTAAGTTAA